The following proteins are co-located in the Imtechella halotolerans genome:
- a CDS encoding TonB-dependent receptor domain-containing protein, with amino-acid sequence MAKKILFLALFFASIVQAQEYKIIGSVVDKTTKQPLEAATIYAESLSDSALISYTISNQKGTFDLALRTKAPKVNLAISFTGYSTLRKEITLKGSTINMGVLGLDIESITLEGVSVVADRAPIIVKKDTLEFNAESFKTRPDANVEDLIKLLPGAQVDSDGKITVNGKEVNRVLVNGKEFFGSDPKIATKNLPKDIVDKIQVTDTKSETERFTGRQSTSDTQTLNITIKKDKNKGYMGRITAGYGTDERYQLSGVANYFNDKQRFSILAGGNNINSAGFSFDEVFDAVGRRGQGVSFNSRGSFNIGGMNFGGGQGITTSYNVGGNYADELSDKTEITADYFFASSETYNDSKTERENILPDRRFFTNSESHSDGGSDSHRANARLIFQLDSMTRLTVSPNFNTSLGDSRNVRTEVSIDEDGNVINDASTNNNSLNDRKSFSNDVNLIRKLNSKGNYLKFGFSNDNSRTDGTSKLLSENNVYGNNPSTLIRDQVTKTDNQSDSWNANVEWRQALIGKLFLDLGYSFDNSLRSDSRIVNDYDNVTGEYSSFNQALSSDFRFKSMQHSPSAGFNYEGEKLSVGLGSRMVNTRLSNNDYIQLVDFEKDFNNVLFNANVRYRLDRGKSFSTNYRSSANVPSVSQLQPIENISNPLNIIVGNPDLKPTISHNFFMNYNNFDFRTRSGIFMFGSFNFDNDRITNTTITDENFLRRTTYTNVNGNYSGNIGGHFNKQYKSEEGVMYRFRIGGNASLNNNISFNNNVKFTSKTFNYAPNVGLTFNYKEQFEINPGYSVGFNKTTYSLDRFEDINFMTHTFEVRATTYWPKNVVWGNDITYNYNGSVSDNFDKSAIFWNMSLGLKLWNDKGNLKLIAYDLLDQNINTRRTATEDYIQDTQGTVLKRYFMASFTFKFDQFGGKRPGGGRGPGGSMRMMHM; translated from the coding sequence ATGGCCAAAAAAATTCTTTTTCTAGCATTGTTTTTTGCTAGTATTGTTCAAGCCCAAGAATACAAAATTATTGGATCAGTAGTTGATAAAACTACAAAACAACCACTAGAGGCAGCTACAATTTATGCTGAGTCCTTATCTGACAGTGCCTTAATTTCTTATACTATTTCTAACCAGAAAGGTACTTTTGACTTAGCGCTACGTACAAAGGCGCCAAAAGTGAATTTAGCAATTTCATTTACGGGGTACAGTACTTTGCGTAAAGAGATAACATTAAAGGGTTCTACTATAAATATGGGAGTCCTTGGGCTAGACATAGAATCAATTACGCTGGAAGGGGTAAGTGTTGTTGCAGATCGTGCGCCGATAATTGTCAAAAAAGATACTTTAGAATTTAATGCGGAATCATTTAAGACTAGGCCGGATGCTAACGTAGAAGATTTAATAAAGTTACTCCCCGGGGCACAGGTTGATAGTGATGGTAAGATAACAGTAAATGGGAAAGAAGTTAATCGCGTACTAGTAAATGGAAAGGAATTTTTTGGTAGTGATCCAAAAATAGCAACTAAAAACCTTCCAAAAGATATTGTAGACAAAATACAGGTTACGGATACGAAGAGTGAGACTGAGCGTTTTACGGGACGTCAATCAACATCGGATACGCAAACACTGAATATTACCATAAAAAAGGATAAGAATAAGGGATACATGGGCCGAATTACAGCGGGTTATGGTACTGATGAAAGATATCAACTTAGTGGTGTGGCGAATTATTTCAACGATAAACAACGCTTTAGTATTTTAGCGGGTGGAAATAACATTAATAGTGCTGGTTTTTCTTTTGATGAGGTTTTTGATGCTGTAGGTAGAAGAGGGCAAGGAGTGTCTTTTAATTCCAGAGGAAGTTTTAATATAGGAGGGATGAATTTTGGAGGTGGACAAGGGATAACAACCTCTTATAATGTCGGTGGGAATTATGCTGATGAACTTTCGGATAAGACTGAAATAACAGCTGATTATTTCTTTGCTTCAAGTGAAACATACAATGATAGCAAGACAGAACGAGAAAATATACTTCCAGACAGACGGTTTTTCACCAACAGTGAATCTCATAGTGATGGAGGTTCTGATTCACATCGAGCTAATGCACGTCTTATTTTTCAGTTGGATTCAATGACACGCCTCACCGTATCACCGAATTTTAATACTTCATTAGGTGATTCGAGAAACGTTCGTACGGAAGTTTCAATAGATGAGGATGGCAACGTCATTAACGATGCTTCAACTAATAACAATAGCTTAAATGATCGCAAGAGTTTTAGCAATGATGTTAATTTGATTCGTAAACTTAACAGTAAAGGGAACTATTTAAAGTTTGGATTTTCAAATGACAATTCTCGAACTGACGGTACCTCTAAATTATTGTCTGAGAATAATGTTTATGGAAATAATCCAAGTACGTTAATCCGGGATCAAGTTACCAAAACTGATAATCAGAGTGATTCTTGGAATGCTAATGTGGAATGGAGACAAGCATTGATAGGGAAATTGTTTTTGGACCTGGGGTATAGTTTTGATAATAGTTTAAGAAGTGATTCTCGCATTGTAAATGATTATGATAATGTTACAGGTGAATATAGTAGCTTTAATCAGGCCTTGAGTTCAGATTTTAGATTTAAAAGCATGCAACATTCCCCTTCTGCAGGGTTTAATTATGAAGGAGAAAAGTTGAGTGTGGGATTGGGGAGCCGTATGGTTAATACCCGTCTTTCGAATAATGATTACATACAGTTAGTGGATTTTGAGAAGGATTTTAATAATGTCCTTTTCAACGCCAATGTTAGGTATCGTTTAGATCGCGGTAAGTCATTTTCTACCAATTATAGAAGCTCGGCAAATGTTCCTTCAGTAAGTCAGTTGCAACCAATCGAAAATATTTCTAACCCATTGAATATTATCGTAGGTAACCCAGATTTGAAACCTACTATCAGTCATAACTTCTTTATGAATTATAACAATTTTGATTTTAGAACACGTAGTGGGATATTTATGTTTGGTTCTTTTAACTTCGATAATGATCGTATTACAAATACAACGATTACAGACGAGAATTTCTTGCGTAGGACCACCTATACAAATGTTAATGGTAATTATTCGGGAAATATCGGAGGTCACTTCAACAAGCAGTATAAAAGTGAAGAAGGGGTTATGTACCGATTTAGAATAGGAGGGAATGCTTCTTTAAATAATAATATTAGCTTTAATAATAATGTAAAGTTTACTTCGAAAACATTTAACTATGCTCCTAATGTGGGATTGACTTTTAACTATAAGGAGCAGTTCGAAATTAACCCGGGTTATTCTGTAGGTTTTAATAAGACCACATATAGTCTGGACCGTTTTGAAGACATAAATTTTATGACACATACCTTTGAAGTAAGAGCTACAACTTATTGGCCGAAAAACGTTGTATGGGGTAACGATATTACGTATAATTATAATGGAAGTGTATCTGATAATTTTGACAAAAGCGCTATTTTTTGGAATATGAGTCTTGGACTTAAATTGTGGAATGATAAAGGGAATTTGAAATTAATAGCCTATGATTTACTAGATCAAAATATTAATACACGTCGTACGGCAACTGAGGATTACATTCAAGATACTCAGGGAACGGTTTTAAAACGTTATTTTATGGCTAGCTTTACCTTTAAGTTTGATCAGTTTGGAGGGAAAAGACCTGGTGGAGGTAGAGGTCCTGGAGGCTCTATGCGTATGATGCATATGTAA
- a CDS encoding TPM domain-containing protein translates to MSHVEDFLTPNEEAEIVEAIRKAEQKTSGEIRVHIEAHTDQDPYKRAMEVFHLLKMDNTKEANGVLIYIAVDDKTFVIYGDKGINDVVPFDFWNTTKDQMVLHFKTGQFKDGIIAGIMQAGKELQVHFPWSHQDKNELPNNVSKGKISS, encoded by the coding sequence ATGTCTCACGTTGAAGATTTTTTAACACCTAATGAAGAAGCTGAAATTGTTGAAGCCATTCGCAAAGCTGAGCAAAAAACTTCAGGTGAAATTCGCGTGCACATTGAAGCCCATACAGACCAGGACCCTTATAAACGTGCGATGGAAGTGTTTCATTTGTTAAAAATGGACAACACCAAGGAAGCAAATGGGGTATTGATATATATAGCTGTTGACGATAAAACCTTTGTAATCTATGGAGACAAAGGAATTAACGATGTAGTACCATTCGATTTTTGGAATACCACTAAAGATCAAATGGTACTTCATTTTAAAACAGGTCAATTCAAAGATGGAATCATCGCTGGGATTATGCAGGCCGGCAAGGAACTTCAAGTTCATTTCCCTTGGAGCCATCAAGATAAAAATGAATTGCCCAACAATGTTTCTAAAGGAAAAATATCTTCGTAA
- the alaS gene encoding alanine--tRNA ligase: MNSQEIRTAFLRFFESKQHIIVPSAPIVLKDDPTLMFNNSGMAQFKEYFLGNATPKSNRIADTQKCLRVSGKHNDLEDVGFDTYHHTMFEMLGNWSFGDYFKKEAIAWAWEFLTDVLKLDKDRLYVSVFEGSPEENVSFDQEAWDLWKQFVSEDRIIKGNKKDNFWEMGDQGPCGPCSEIHIDLRSEVDREKVPGYGLVNADHPQVVEIWNLVFMEFNRKADGSLEKLPAQHVDTGMGFERLCMAMQGKVSNYDTDVFTPLIREVETITNVKYGANEKSDIAIRVIVDHVRAVAFAIADGQLPSNTGAGYVIRRILRRAIRYGFTFLDRKEPFIYKLVEVLSGQMGDFFPEIKTQQNLVTQVIREEEASFLRTLDQGLVLLDSVIASTSGKEVSGKRAFELYDTFGFPIDLTALILREKGYSLNESEFEEELQKQKDRSRAASKVTTGDWEILYDDDVEEFVGYDMTTTKVKITRYRKVENKKFGEMYQLVFNITPFYPEGGGQIGDRGFIEASNGEVVYIEDTKKENNVIIHFTKTLPRNLDGLFTAVVSSEFRKNVSSNHSATHLLHQALRAVLGTHVEQKGSLVSNSYLRFDFSHFAKVTETELKQVEDFVNARIQEALPLVERRNIPFQQALDEGAMALFGEKYGDTVRAIKFGKSMELCGGIHVENTKDIWHFMITSESAVAAGVRRIEAITNEFAKQHLMEQNELLYQIKGMLKNPQDITKTVASLQDENTKLKKQLEQLLKDKAKNLKGELISQIQSVNGVDFLAVQVDIDAAGAKDLVHELGSNKDNLFVVLATVNEDKPMLTCYISKELVASKGFNAGQVVRELGKFIQGGGGGQPFFATAGGKFAEGIPEALGKAITYIQ, translated from the coding sequence ATGAATTCTCAAGAAATAAGAACTGCTTTTTTACGCTTTTTTGAAAGTAAGCAACATATAATAGTGCCTTCAGCGCCTATTGTTTTAAAGGATGATCCTACACTAATGTTCAACAACTCGGGTATGGCCCAGTTTAAAGAATATTTTTTGGGAAATGCTACTCCGAAAAGTAACCGTATAGCGGACACCCAGAAATGTCTTCGTGTTTCAGGTAAGCATAATGATCTGGAGGATGTAGGATTTGATACTTATCACCATACAATGTTTGAAATGTTGGGTAATTGGTCTTTTGGTGATTATTTCAAAAAAGAAGCAATTGCTTGGGCATGGGAATTTTTAACAGATGTTTTAAAATTAGATAAAGATCGTTTGTACGTTTCTGTCTTTGAAGGGAGTCCAGAAGAAAATGTATCTTTTGACCAAGAAGCTTGGGATTTATGGAAACAATTTGTTAGCGAAGACAGAATTATCAAAGGAAATAAAAAGGATAATTTTTGGGAAATGGGAGACCAAGGGCCATGTGGTCCTTGTTCTGAGATTCATATTGATTTACGGTCTGAAGTGGATCGAGAAAAGGTTCCAGGTTATGGTTTAGTGAATGCCGATCATCCTCAGGTTGTTGAGATATGGAATTTGGTATTTATGGAATTCAATCGTAAGGCTGATGGTTCCCTTGAAAAATTACCAGCGCAGCACGTAGATACAGGAATGGGATTTGAACGTTTGTGTATGGCTATGCAGGGTAAGGTGTCTAATTATGATACAGATGTTTTTACTCCTTTGATTCGTGAGGTAGAAACTATTACAAATGTAAAGTATGGGGCCAATGAAAAATCGGATATTGCTATCCGAGTGATTGTAGACCATGTTCGGGCCGTAGCATTTGCTATTGCTGATGGACAATTACCTTCCAATACAGGAGCTGGTTATGTGATTCGTAGAATTCTGCGTCGTGCTATTAGATATGGATTTACTTTCTTGGATAGGAAGGAACCATTTATATACAAATTGGTTGAAGTGCTTAGTGGTCAAATGGGTGATTTTTTCCCTGAAATTAAAACACAGCAGAATTTGGTAACACAAGTAATCAGAGAGGAGGAAGCTTCTTTTTTGAGAACATTAGATCAAGGATTGGTATTGTTAGACAGTGTTATTGCATCAACTTCGGGAAAGGAAGTTTCCGGAAAAAGAGCTTTCGAATTATATGATACATTTGGGTTCCCAATTGACCTTACAGCTTTAATTTTAAGAGAAAAGGGGTATTCATTGAATGAGTCGGAGTTTGAAGAGGAACTTCAAAAGCAAAAAGATCGATCTCGAGCTGCATCTAAAGTAACAACAGGTGATTGGGAAATATTGTATGATGATGATGTCGAGGAGTTTGTTGGATATGATATGACTACCACAAAGGTTAAAATCACTAGATACAGAAAGGTTGAAAATAAAAAATTTGGGGAAATGTATCAATTGGTTTTCAATATTACGCCGTTTTATCCTGAAGGAGGAGGTCAAATTGGAGATCGAGGCTTCATTGAAGCTTCTAATGGGGAAGTTGTATATATTGAAGACACTAAGAAGGAAAATAATGTAATTATTCATTTTACTAAAACATTACCCCGCAATCTTGATGGTCTTTTTACAGCTGTAGTGAGTAGTGAGTTTAGAAAAAATGTATCCAGTAATCACTCCGCTACCCATTTATTGCATCAGGCGTTACGGGCTGTATTAGGAACTCATGTAGAACAAAAAGGTTCATTGGTAAGCAATTCCTATTTACGTTTTGATTTTTCTCACTTTGCAAAAGTTACTGAAACTGAACTAAAACAAGTTGAAGATTTTGTAAATGCCCGTATTCAGGAGGCTTTACCTCTGGTGGAGAGAAGAAATATACCTTTTCAACAAGCATTAGATGAAGGTGCAATGGCACTGTTTGGAGAGAAATATGGTGATACTGTCCGTGCCATTAAGTTCGGAAAAAGTATGGAGCTTTGTGGTGGTATTCACGTAGAAAATACAAAAGATATTTGGCATTTCATGATTACTTCAGAAAGTGCTGTAGCTGCAGGTGTTCGTCGTATTGAGGCCATTACAAATGAGTTTGCAAAACAACACTTAATGGAACAAAATGAGTTGTTATATCAAATAAAGGGAATGTTGAAAAACCCTCAAGACATAACAAAAACTGTGGCCTCATTGCAAGATGAAAATACTAAGTTGAAAAAACAATTAGAGCAGTTACTTAAGGACAAAGCAAAAAACTTAAAAGGAGAATTAATCTCACAGATCCAAAGCGTCAATGGTGTCGATTTCTTAGCGGTTCAGGTTGATATAGATGCTGCTGGTGCCAAAGATTTAGTGCATGAACTAGGAAGTAATAAGGACAATTTGTTTGTGGTACTCGCCACAGTAAATGAAGATAAGCCTATGCTTACTTGTTATATTTCAAAGGAATTGGTGGCTAGTAAAGGATTTAATGCAGGTCAGGTTGTCCGTGAATTAGGAAAATTTATTCAAGGCGGAGGTGGAGGTCAACCATTTTTCGCCACAGCAGGTGGAAAATTTGCGGAAGGAATACCCGAAGCATTAGGTAAGGCAATTACATATATTCAATAG
- a CDS encoding TPM domain-containing protein translates to MNIFKNKYILLFGLLSTFLSASLYAQDVLKKKYSDKAVQDYVGLLSPSETNALNQKLTAYADSTSTGIAIAITNSVEDDINYYAAQVLTSWGLGQKGKDNGVLMLMDIKQRKIAISTGYGVEHLLTDALSKRIIENNILPEFKKGNYYGGLDQGSTAIIQVLEGAYTNTNPKNDIDISSILPIIIFIIIILLLANKKQGGSGNRGHRSSGMDLSDIIILSNMGRGGFGRSSGGGFGGGGFGGFGGGMGGGGGASGGW, encoded by the coding sequence TTGAATATTTTTAAAAACAAATATATACTTCTATTTGGACTACTATCTACCTTTTTAAGCGCATCACTATATGCTCAAGATGTTTTAAAAAAGAAGTATTCCGATAAAGCTGTACAGGACTACGTAGGTTTGCTTTCTCCATCAGAAACAAATGCGTTAAATCAGAAGCTTACAGCCTATGCAGATTCAACCTCAACTGGCATAGCCATCGCGATTACCAATAGTGTGGAAGACGATATAAATTATTACGCTGCACAGGTATTAACTAGCTGGGGATTAGGGCAAAAAGGAAAAGACAATGGTGTACTGATGCTTATGGATATTAAGCAGCGAAAGATAGCCATTTCCACAGGGTATGGTGTTGAACACTTACTTACCGATGCACTGTCCAAAAGAATAATTGAAAATAACATATTACCAGAATTTAAGAAAGGAAATTATTACGGAGGACTAGACCAAGGATCTACTGCCATAATCCAAGTTCTAGAGGGTGCTTACACCAATACCAATCCCAAAAATGACATTGATATTAGTTCCATACTTCCCATTATTATCTTTATCATTATCATCCTTCTTCTGGCAAACAAAAAACAAGGCGGAAGTGGAAACCGAGGCCATAGAAGTTCAGGCATGGATCTTTCTGACATCATTATTTTAAGTAATATGGGTCGAGGTGGATTTGGCAGATCATCTGGCGGAGGATTTGGAGGTGGCGGCTTTGGTGGTTTTGGAGGAGGAATGGGCGGCGGAGGCGGCGCCAGTGGAGGATGGTAG
- the der gene encoding ribosome biogenesis GTPase Der, with the protein MSAIVAIVGRPNVGKSTLFNRLIKRREAIVDAVSGVTRDRHYGKTDWNGKEFSIIDTGGYVVGSDDVFEQEIDKQVELAIEEADAIIFMVDVEAGITGMDEAVAHLLRKSKKPVFLTVNKVDNAMREADAVEFYGLGFQEYYTLSGINGSGTGELLDAIVEVLPERETIEEDSLPRFAVVGRPNAGKSSFINALIGEDRYIVTDIAGTTRDAIDTRYNRFGFEFNLVDTAGIRRKSKVKEDLEFYSVMRSVRAIEHADVCILIIDATRGFEGQDSNIFWLAERNRKGVVILVNKWDLLEKETNTAKEYEAQIRKEIAPFTDVPIIFMSVLNKQRIFKAIEKAVEVYENRSKRIATSKLNELMLPLIENYPPPALKGKYIKIKFCTQLPTPTPQFVFFANLPQYVKEPYKRFIENKLREHFDFHGVPIDVYFRKK; encoded by the coding sequence ATGAGTGCAATTGTTGCCATAGTAGGAAGACCTAATGTTGGAAAATCTACCTTATTCAATAGGTTGATCAAACGTCGCGAGGCCATTGTAGATGCAGTTAGCGGTGTTACCCGTGATCGTCATTATGGAAAAACCGATTGGAATGGAAAGGAGTTTTCTATAATTGATACAGGAGGTTATGTAGTAGGTAGTGATGATGTCTTTGAACAGGAAATTGATAAGCAGGTTGAGCTAGCCATAGAGGAGGCCGATGCTATCATCTTTATGGTTGATGTTGAGGCAGGTATTACTGGGATGGATGAGGCAGTAGCACACTTACTTAGAAAGTCTAAAAAACCCGTCTTTCTTACTGTAAACAAGGTCGATAATGCCATGAGAGAAGCTGACGCTGTTGAGTTTTATGGATTAGGTTTTCAGGAGTATTATACGTTATCGGGAATAAATGGTAGTGGGACTGGAGAGCTTTTAGATGCCATAGTAGAGGTGTTGCCAGAACGCGAAACTATTGAAGAAGATTCATTACCGAGATTTGCGGTGGTTGGTAGACCAAATGCTGGAAAGTCGTCATTTATAAATGCTTTAATAGGAGAGGATCGGTACATTGTGACAGATATTGCAGGCACCACTCGTGATGCAATTGATACGCGTTATAATAGGTTTGGATTTGAGTTTAATTTAGTAGACACGGCTGGAATTCGAAGAAAATCTAAAGTCAAAGAAGATTTGGAATTTTATTCAGTTATGCGTTCTGTTAGAGCCATAGAGCACGCAGATGTTTGTATACTTATCATTGATGCAACTCGTGGTTTTGAAGGACAGGATTCAAATATTTTTTGGCTAGCTGAGCGCAATCGTAAGGGTGTTGTAATCTTAGTAAATAAATGGGATTTGCTAGAAAAAGAAACCAATACGGCCAAAGAATATGAAGCTCAAATTCGCAAGGAAATTGCTCCGTTTACAGATGTTCCGATTATATTTATGTCAGTGCTTAATAAGCAACGTATTTTTAAAGCAATAGAGAAAGCTGTAGAGGTATATGAAAATAGAAGTAAGCGTATTGCAACCTCTAAGCTTAATGAATTAATGCTTCCCCTTATTGAGAATTATCCACCACCTGCGCTCAAAGGAAAATATATTAAAATTAAGTTTTGTACTCAATTACCTACCCCTACTCCTCAATTTGTCTTTTTTGCTAATTTACCTCAGTATGTAAAGGAACCTTATAAACGTTTTATTGAAAATAAATTGAGAGAGCATTTCGATTTTCATGGGGTCCCTATTGATGTCTATTTCAGAAAGAAGTAA
- a CDS encoding M23 family metallopeptidase, whose amino-acid sequence MSKVKYYYDTETLSYRKIEPRKGRKLRNVFLFLTASMLFGFIGMFILLNTNFLNTPRELAQARELKQYEIQYELLNKKLAQIEEVLHNIEDRDNNLYRLYFEANPIPEEQRKAGFGGINRYKSLEGYNNSEMIISTTKRLEILQKQLVVQSKSLDEITRLAADKEKLLAAIPAIQPILSKDLTRMASGYGWRSDPFTKARKFHYGMDFTAPRGTPIYATGDGVVERADNTAAGYGEHIRINHGYGYVSLYAHLSRYNVRKGQRVKRGDLIGFVGSTGRSEAPHLHYEVFKDDERINPINFYYGSLTAAEFEEMLRNAAQENQSLD is encoded by the coding sequence ATGAGTAAGGTAAAATATTATTACGATACGGAAACCCTTTCCTATAGGAAAATTGAACCCAGAAAAGGGCGTAAGCTTCGTAACGTTTTCCTTTTTTTGACAGCTTCAATGCTTTTTGGATTTATAGGAATGTTCATACTTCTAAATACAAATTTTTTAAATACTCCTCGTGAATTAGCACAAGCCAGAGAGCTGAAGCAATACGAAATTCAATATGAACTTCTTAATAAGAAATTAGCCCAAATTGAAGAGGTCCTTCATAATATTGAGGACAGGGATAATAATCTCTACCGACTGTATTTTGAAGCAAATCCAATTCCTGAAGAACAACGAAAAGCAGGTTTTGGAGGTATTAACAGATATAAATCCCTCGAAGGCTACAACAATTCCGAGATGATCATCAGTACCACGAAACGTCTTGAAATATTACAAAAACAGCTTGTTGTACAATCCAAATCACTAGATGAAATAACACGATTAGCCGCGGATAAAGAGAAATTATTAGCTGCAATACCTGCCATTCAACCAATACTATCTAAAGACTTGACTAGAATGGCCTCAGGATATGGATGGCGAAGTGACCCGTTTACAAAAGCTAGAAAATTTCATTACGGCATGGATTTTACAGCTCCTAGAGGCACTCCGATTTATGCAACTGGTGATGGGGTGGTTGAACGCGCGGACAATACAGCTGCAGGATATGGCGAACACATTCGAATCAATCATGGATATGGCTATGTTAGCTTGTATGCACACCTAAGTAGATACAATGTACGAAAAGGACAGCGTGTAAAACGAGGTGACCTTATTGGATTTGTAGGAAGTACGGGGCGCTCAGAAGCACCGCACCTACATTACGAGGTTTTTAAAGATGACGAACGCATTAACCCTATTAACTTCTACTACGGAAGTCTTACTGCTGCCGAGTTTGAAGAAATGCTTCGCAATGCTGCTCAAGAAAATCAATCATTGGATTAA
- a CDS encoding MerR family transcriptional regulator, translating into MHINLPEKRYYSIGEVAKAFNVNTSLIRFWEKEFDVIKPKKNDRGTRKFTPEDVKNLQFIYHLVKERGFTLEGAKTHLKEEKHKSMSKFEIIRKLEHIKTELLKIKNEL; encoded by the coding sequence ATGCACATCAACCTACCTGAAAAACGCTACTACAGTATTGGCGAAGTTGCCAAAGCATTTAATGTAAACACCTCCTTAATACGTTTTTGGGAGAAGGAATTTGATGTAATAAAACCAAAAAAGAACGATAGAGGAACTAGGAAATTTACTCCTGAAGACGTTAAGAATCTTCAATTTATTTATCATCTAGTTAAAGAACGTGGATTTACCCTCGAAGGAGCGAAAACACACCTTAAAGAAGAAAAGCACAAATCAATGTCTAAATTCGAAATCATTCGTAAATTAGAACACATAAAAACGGAATTACTAAAAATCAAAAACGAATTATAG
- a CDS encoding GSCFA domain-containing protein, whose product MDFRTIVPISPMECKIDYQSQLVLVGSCFAENVADKLAFYNFKHVVNPLGILFNPVSIQNLIERGLNNRSFTEEDIFYHNECWHSYEVHSEMSHSDKDLMLNSMNEALELFGASLKEASHFIITLGTSWVYKEISNNAIVANCHKVPQKSFKKYLLTVHEITESLRNIVSLLRSYNPNLSIVFTVSPVRHLKDGYVENQRSKAHLIAAVHSLNDVRNEGSRLSYFPAYEIVMDELRDYRFYSEDMIHPNSIAIDYIWGRLVESWITSEASKIMQEVEKIRKGLLHRPFNPDTDAHKKFLKQLEGTILSLQNRYPFMSF is encoded by the coding sequence ATGGATTTTAGAACGATTGTCCCGATAAGCCCAATGGAATGCAAGATTGATTATCAATCGCAATTGGTTTTAGTGGGGTCTTGTTTCGCAGAAAATGTGGCGGATAAACTTGCTTTTTACAATTTTAAACATGTTGTTAATCCTTTAGGTATATTATTTAATCCTGTTTCTATTCAAAACCTTATAGAAAGAGGCCTAAACAATAGGTCTTTTACAGAGGAGGATATTTTTTACCATAATGAGTGCTGGCATTCCTATGAAGTTCATTCTGAGATGAGTCATTCAGACAAGGACTTGATGCTAAATTCAATGAATGAGGCACTTGAATTATTTGGTGCATCTTTGAAAGAGGCTTCTCATTTTATTATTACCTTGGGAACTTCATGGGTATATAAAGAAATATCTAACAATGCAATTGTTGCTAATTGTCATAAGGTTCCACAGAAATCGTTTAAGAAGTATTTGCTTACTGTGCATGAAATTACTGAGAGTTTAAGAAATATTGTGTCATTGTTAAGATCGTACAACCCTAATTTGAGTATTGTATTTACAGTTTCTCCAGTAAGACATTTAAAGGATGGGTATGTCGAAAATCAAAGGAGTAAAGCACATCTTATTGCGGCAGTTCATTCATTAAATGATGTTAGAAATGAAGGTAGTAGGTTGTCCTACTTCCCTGCATATGAAATTGTTATGGATGAGTTGCGCGATTATCGTTTTTATTCAGAAGATATGATACATCCAAATTCAATAGCTATTGATTATATCTGGGGACGTCTAGTAGAGTCCTGGATTACTTCTGAAGCTAGTAAAATTATGCAGGAGGTTGAAAAGATACGTAAGGGACTTTTACATCGCCCATTTAACCCAGATACAGATGCGCATAAAAAATTTTTAAAACAATTGGAGGGAACTATTTTGTCGTTACAGAATAGGTACCCCTTTATGTCATTTTAA
- a CDS encoding LemA family protein, translating to MNTALKKWLPLLIIGGLALILFTWYIRANNDIVEMKGQAEKQWANVESAYQRRSDLIGNLVKTVQGAADFERGTLTDVIEARSKATSVQIDPTNITPDQLAQFQEAQAGLTSALSRLLVTVERYPELKANQNFLELQSQLEGTENRINVERNRYNETAGNFNIFIEKIPTNFAAAIKGTQKLTLFKSESGAEKAPDVEFNFN from the coding sequence ATGAACACTGCACTAAAAAAATGGTTGCCATTATTAATAATTGGAGGACTTGCACTTATTCTCTTTACTTGGTACATAAGAGCGAATAATGACATAGTCGAGATGAAAGGTCAAGCCGAAAAACAATGGGCTAATGTTGAAAGTGCCTACCAACGTCGTAGTGATCTTATTGGCAATCTTGTCAAAACAGTTCAGGGTGCAGCAGACTTTGAACGAGGTACACTTACAGATGTAATTGAAGCTCGTTCTAAAGCAACTTCTGTTCAAATAGACCCCACTAACATCACTCCAGATCAATTAGCGCAATTTCAAGAAGCACAAGCCGGACTTACCTCAGCACTATCAAGACTTTTGGTAACTGTTGAGCGATATCCAGAATTAAAAGCCAATCAGAACTTCTTGGAATTGCAATCGCAACTAGAAGGCACTGAAAACCGTATCAATGTGGAGCGAAATAGGTACAATGAAACTGCTGGTAACTTCAATATCTTTATTGAAAAAATCCCTACCAACTTTGCTGCAGCTATTAAAGGCACTCAAAAACTAACCCTATTCAAATCAGAATCAGGAGCAGAAAAAGCGCCAGATGTAGAATTTAACTTTAATTAA